The proteins below are encoded in one region of Desulfovibrio sp. JC022:
- a CDS encoding TIGR04283 family arsenosugar biosynthesis glycosyltransferase — protein MLSNLKISVIIPVYDEAETIRSCIANVKECCGENSEIIIVDGSADGSTMSAVVDDEVMLLSSPPGRAVQMNSGAQKAEGDVLLFLHADTTLPPDAGNLIRKALAAPCATAGAFKLGFDSSSRSMKLIAFLADLRCRVERVPYGDQAIFLPRTTFKKLGGFPEISLMEDVEFFQSIKKQRKEIVILKVAVITSARRYIDTGPLRCALRNTFLRVLHLYGVNPATLKNMYRRRKTES, from the coding sequence ATGCTTTCAAACTTGAAAATATCTGTCATCATTCCGGTTTATGATGAGGCGGAGACTATTCGCTCCTGCATCGCGAATGTGAAGGAATGTTGCGGGGAAAATTCTGAAATCATCATCGTTGACGGCTCTGCTGACGGGTCCACCATGTCCGCTGTTGTCGACGATGAGGTGATGCTTTTATCGTCACCTCCCGGACGAGCGGTCCAGATGAATTCCGGTGCGCAAAAAGCTGAAGGTGACGTCCTGCTCTTTTTACACGCCGACACCACCCTGCCGCCCGATGCGGGTAATCTTATCCGTAAGGCCCTTGCTGCGCCCTGCGCCACAGCCGGGGCCTTTAAGCTCGGCTTTGACTCGTCTTCACGCTCCATGAAACTTATTGCATTCCTCGCTGATCTACGGTGCAGGGTCGAGCGCGTTCCATACGGAGATCAGGCTATTTTCCTTCCCAGAACAACTTTCAAAAAATTGGGCGGATTTCCGGAAATATCACTTATGGAAGATGTAGAATTTTTCCAGTCAATCAAGAAGCAGCGCAAGGAAATAGTCATTCTCAAAGTGGCAGTTATAACTTCGGCCCGTCGCTATATCGACACAGGCCCCTTGCGTTGCGCGCTGCGCAATACTTTTTTACGCGTCCTGCATTTATATGGAGTAAATCCCGCCACACTAAAGAACATGTACCGCAGGCGAAAAACTGAATCATGA
- the mnmE gene encoding tRNA uridine-5-carboxymethylaminomethyl(34) synthesis GTPase MnmE: MSITSTGTIAAIATPPGDGGVGIIRISGDKAKLIAKEIFRPAKDSFSSFKPYTMHYGTVVDADSVEIDDVLAVFMPGPNSYTGEDTIELNCHGGRAILGAVLGEVLLKGARLANAGEFTLRAFLNGRMDLTQAEAVAEMIHAPSRGAAQLAKVKLSGVLGERISGLRARLEELRAQLCVAVDFPEDELECLPLEQMQSEVGDAAKNISEILSGVERTKAWREGGLAVLSGKVNAGKSSLLNALLGRDRAIVTDIPGTTRDFIEETLNLDGLQVRVVDTAGLRETSDAVELAGVDMGRDLASQADLVLLIIDGSKPFALADLDPQFADKAGECLAVINKSDLDQADPSPAEIMRKAGYEVVEISAKKGQGIERLAALIREYILKGAGEPDPDALVPNSRQAVTLKKANRELEELLGDIAMQVPYDLLGVRLESACSALSEITGEITPQEVLNSIFENFCVGK, encoded by the coding sequence ATGTCCATAACTTCCACCGGGACCATTGCCGCCATAGCCACCCCTCCGGGTGACGGCGGGGTCGGAATCATCAGGATCAGCGGTGATAAAGCCAAATTAATTGCTAAGGAAATTTTCCGTCCGGCAAAGGATTCCTTTTCAAGTTTTAAGCCCTACACCATGCATTACGGCACTGTAGTGGATGCTGATTCCGTTGAGATAGATGACGTCTTGGCTGTTTTTATGCCCGGTCCAAATTCCTACACCGGTGAAGATACCATTGAGCTTAATTGCCATGGCGGCCGCGCCATTCTTGGTGCTGTTCTCGGAGAAGTGCTTTTAAAAGGCGCACGGCTGGCTAACGCCGGAGAATTCACCCTGCGAGCTTTCCTGAATGGACGTATGGATCTTACACAGGCTGAAGCTGTAGCGGAGATGATTCACGCTCCCTCACGCGGTGCGGCCCAGCTTGCCAAGGTTAAGCTTTCCGGTGTGCTTGGTGAGCGTATCAGCGGATTGCGTGCGCGTTTGGAAGAGCTGCGGGCCCAGCTTTGTGTGGCTGTTGATTTCCCTGAAGATGAGCTTGAGTGTCTCCCCCTTGAACAGATGCAGTCCGAAGTGGGTGATGCAGCAAAGAATATTTCTGAAATATTATCCGGTGTTGAACGGACCAAGGCCTGGCGTGAAGGCGGTCTGGCTGTTCTTTCCGGTAAAGTAAATGCCGGTAAGTCCAGCCTGCTTAACGCGCTTTTGGGTCGTGATCGGGCTATTGTTACCGACATTCCCGGAACCACCCGTGATTTTATCGAAGAAACCCTGAACCTTGACGGTTTACAGGTCCGGGTAGTTGATACCGCCGGTTTACGCGAAACAAGTGATGCCGTGGAGCTTGCCGGGGTGGATATGGGGCGCGATCTGGCTTCTCAGGCCGATCTGGTTCTACTTATCATTGACGGTTCCAAACCGTTTGCTCTTGCTGATCTTGATCCGCAGTTTGCAGATAAGGCCGGTGAGTGCCTTGCGGTAATTAATAAATCGGACCTTGATCAGGCTGATCCTTCTCCTGCTGAAATTATGCGTAAAGCCGGGTACGAGGTTGTTGAAATTTCAGCCAAAAAGGGCCAAGGTATTGAGCGGCTGGCAGCCCTGATCCGTGAGTATATCCTCAAAGGAGCAGGTGAGCCTGATCCTGATGCGCTGGTTCCGAACTCTCGTCAGGCTGTTACCTTGAAAAAGGCTAATCGTGAGCTTGAGGAGCTTCTTGGTGATATCGCAATGCAGGTTCCTTATGATCTGCTTGGTGTCCGTCTTGAGTCTGCTTGCAGTGCCCTTTCCGAGATAACCGGGGAGATTACGCCGCAGGAAGTGTTGAATTCAATTTTCGAAAATTTTTGCGTTGGAAAATAA
- a CDS encoding TIGR04282 family arsenosugar biosynthesis glycosyltransferase, whose amino-acid sequence MKCAVVVFVKYSQPGKVKTRLGKDIGYEAAAELYTAFVEDMLGNMNSAGLDPIITYDPFQPKEKYREWLGQRIYIPQQGNDLGERMHNALLAAFEQGFDSCILTGSDLPDLDPDCILQARQSLKKAPVCIGPASDGGYYLIGFQKKYLTDSIFKNMEWSTEKVFPETISRLKKQGITPAILPEHQDMDTVEDLKNLLSNPKALKLCPKSLASLAKNYRAKSNQN is encoded by the coding sequence ATGAAATGCGCTGTTGTCGTCTTTGTAAAATATTCCCAACCGGGTAAGGTAAAGACCCGTCTAGGTAAAGATATAGGCTACGAAGCTGCTGCTGAATTATACACCGCTTTTGTGGAAGATATGCTTGGCAATATGAATAGTGCAGGCCTTGATCCGATCATCACATACGACCCCTTTCAGCCAAAAGAGAAATACCGGGAATGGCTAGGGCAACGCATCTATATTCCCCAGCAGGGCAATGACCTGGGAGAACGCATGCACAATGCGTTACTGGCTGCTTTTGAGCAGGGTTTTGATTCCTGCATCCTCACCGGAAGCGACCTGCCCGATCTCGATCCTGATTGTATTCTTCAAGCTAGACAATCCCTAAAAAAAGCCCCCGTTTGCATCGGACCTGCAAGTGACGGGGGCTATTACCTGATCGGTTTTCAAAAAAAATATTTAACAGATTCCATCTTCAAAAACATGGAATGGAGTACGGAAAAGGTCTTTCCCGAAACAATTTCCCGGCTGAAAAAGCAAGGTATTACTCCGGCAATTCTTCCAGAGCATCAGGACATGGACACTGTGGAAGATTTGAAAAATCTACTCAGCAACCCCAAGGCTTTGAAATTATGCCCCAAAAGCCTAGCCTCTTTAGCAAAAAATTACCGCGCTAAGTCGAATCAAAACTAA